One Papaver somniferum cultivar HN1 chromosome 10, ASM357369v1, whole genome shotgun sequence genomic window carries:
- the LOC113319493 gene encoding protein NRT1/ PTR FAMILY 2.8-like, with protein MMMNRLSFESLSSVSSVKEPPADNVDHDKVSIVISSNSPSAIAPTTENSQIKVSRSFSSSLVNQVIKEEEQEGEEQEGGINKRKMMKKRETSPDILLNDDGYDPNIKKAGGWKTMPYIIGNETFEKLASMSLTANMTVYLRTQYNMDGLTSVSIASIWGGTCNITTLLGAFVSDAYLGRYWTLLTASIIYFLGMGMMTLTAAIPYLRPPSCNKLTAICQEPEKWQLGVLFIALILLSLGAGGIRPVNIAFGVDQFDVTTEKGKKQVESFYNWYYWGFTIALIVALTVVVYIQNNISWALGLAIPTAIILLSIVVFLIGSKLYICVKPRGSVFIDVAKVISAALRKRKIKLKPTSEHTLFDNPSRDLTVENLCLTNRFSCLTKAAVITEQDSFNDQGLPTNGWRLCSIQQVEQFKCIISVMPVWVSGIACFVCMDQQSTQGVLQAIQSDTRFIHNFHVPPGSMGIAGMITLSIWIPIYEHLVLPLSRRMSKDGVGITLKHRLGAGIVMSIICMVVAGIVEGRRRESALKNHTFIAPMSFAWLIPQYALSGMTEVFTGVGIMEFLAKQFPPSMRTLAGSLFFLSLACASYVSSFLMNLIHRLSQSASGDKDGSNPGWLGGTDLNKNKLDYYYFIVAGICVLNLLYYIFFASRYVDTSKKDEEGERDVELNS; from the exons ATGATGATGAATAGACTTAGTTTTGAATCTCTTTCTTCGGTTTCATCGGTGAAAGAACCTCCGGCAGACAATGTTGATCACGACAAGGTAAGTATTGTAATTTCTTCTAATTCACCATCGGCAATAGCACCAACAACAGAGAATAGTCAGATCAAAGTTAGCAGAAGTTTTTCGTCATCTCTTGTCAACCAAGTTATCaaggaagaggaacaagaaggGGAAGAACAGGAAGGAGGAATCAACAAaagaaagatgatgaagaaaagaGAGACAAGTCCTGATATACTGTTAAACGATGATGGTTATGATCCCAATATAAAAAAAGCCGGTGGATGGAAAACCATGCCTTACATCATTG ggaatgaaacatttgagAAATTAGCATCAATGAGTTTGACAGCGAACATGACAGTGTATTTAAGAACACAATATAACATGGACGGTTTAACGTCCGTCAGCATTGCCAGCATTTGGGGAGGTACTTGTAATATTACAACACTCTTGGGCGCATTCGTATCTGATGCCTATTTAGGACGTTATTGGACTTTACTGACTGCTTCTATCatttatttcctg GGTATGGGGATGATGACTTTAACTGCAGCTATACCATATTTAAGACCACCTAGCTGCAATAAGCTTACCGCCATATGCCAGGAACCAGAAAAATGGCAACTTGGAGTTTTGTTCATCGCTTTAATACTACTCTCACTGGGTGCTGGCGGCATTAGACCAGTCAACATCGCATTTGGTGTTGATCAATTCGATGTGACTACAGAAAAAGGGAAAAAGCAAGTCGAAAGTTTCTACAATTGGTATTATTGGGGATTCACTATAGCTTTAATTGTTGCCTTGACTGTTGTTGTTTATATTCAAAACAACATTAGTTGGGCCTTGGGGCTTGCTATCCCAACTGCTATCATTCTGCTCTCTATCGTCGTATTTTTGATTGGCAGCAAGCTTTACATCTGCGTGAAACCAAGAggaagtgtttttattgatgtagctAAGGTGATCTCGGCTGCATTACGTAAAAGAAAAATCAAGCTTAAACCGACTTCTGAGCACACCCTTTTCGACAATCCATCAAGAGATCTTACGGTAGAGAATCTTTGTCTCACCAATCGGTTTAGTTGCTTGACTAAAGCTGCAGTGATTACTGAGCAAGATTCGTTTAACGATCAAGGATTGCCAACAAATGGATGGAGACTTTGCAGTATTCAGCAAGTTGAGCAGTTTAAGTGTATTATAAGTGTTATGCCAGTTTGGGTGTCTGGAATTGCTTGTTTCGTCTGTATGGATCAACAAAGTACTCAAGGAGTGCTTCAAGCAATTCAATCAGATACAAGATTTATACACAATTTTCACGTCCCACCAGGTTCAATGGGTATTGCAGGTATGATCACATTATCGATATGGATACCTATTTATGAGCACTTAGTCTTACCATTGTCAAGAAGAATGAGCAAAGATGGAGTAGGGATAACCTTAAAACATAGACTGGGAGCAGGAATTGTGATGTCAATCATTTGCATGGTAGTTGCCGGAATCgtggaaggaagaagaagagagagcGCCCTAAAGAACCACACATTCATTGCACCAATGTCATTCGCCTGGCTTATACCGCAATACGCATTATCAGGTATGACAGAAGTGTTTACGGGTGTCGGAATTATGGAATTCTTGGCGAAACAGTTTCCACCAAGTATGAGAACTTTGGCTGGTTCTTTATTCTTTCTTAGTTTAGCTTGTGCAAGTTACGTGAGTTCGTTTCTCATGAATCTGATTCACAGATTAAGTCAATCTGCATCAGGTGATAAGGATGGAAGTAATCCTGGATGGTTAGGTGGTACTGACCTGAATAAGAATAAGTTAGACTACTACTActttattgttgcaggaatttgtGTTTTAAATTTGCTGTATTACATTTTTTTTGCTAGTCGTTATGTTGATACAAGTAAGAAGGATGAAGAAGGAGAGAGAGACGTAGAATTGAATTCCTAG